The sequence CGTCGTCGCTTCCGACCGCGTCGGCGACGTCTTCCAGGTGGGCCTTGAGGTCGTTCGAGAGAACGGTCGCGACGCCCTCGAGACGTTCGGTCTGGCGCTCGAGTTCGGCGGTTCGTTCCCGGAGGACGCGTTCGCGATCGGCACGGTCGAGTGCGGCGCGAGTGTTCTCGACGAGAATCGAGACGAGTTCGACGTCCGTCTCGTCGAACCGGTAGGGCTCCAGCGACCCGGTCATGAGGACGCCGTGAGTCCCGATGGGGGCGATGATCTCCGAGCGGATCGGTGTGTCGTCGTTGTAGAGGCCGTCGACGGTCCGGAGGTCGTCGAAACACTCGACGTCACCGGTCTCGAAGACCTCCCAGACCAGACCTTCACCGGGATGAAACCGTGGGAGACCACCGAACTCGTCGTGTGCGCCTGCCGTCCCGGCCACTGGCTCGAGGTAACCCTTGTCTGACTCGAGCAACCAGACGCCACTCATCGGGAGGTCGAGCAGGTCGCTGCCGGCGTGGACGGCGATCGCACAGATCTCCTCGGGGTCGTCCGACTCGAGCAACCATCGGGTGACCTGGTGCAGCGAGGTGGCGATCCGTTCGTGTTCGTGGCGATCCGTGACGTCGCGAATCACGACCGCGACGGTGGCCGTCTCGTCGGCGATCGGGACGACGCGGAACTCACCCATCCTGTCGACGTCGTCGGCGTCGGTGAACGGAACCTCGAGCGTCCGGGAGTCGGCGGTGCCGATGTCGACGTCGGTGATCGCCCGCCCGAAGTCGACGGCGTCTCCGTCGTCGACCGACGCCAGTTCGGGGACGACCTCGACGTGTTCGCCGACCAGATCTCCGCGGTCTACCCCCAGATACGACTGGAGGGCGTCGTTCACTGCGACGATCTCGCGATTGCGGTCGAGCGTGAAGACGCCGTCGTCGATCGCCTCGATTACCGCTGCGTGCTGGGCGAGGCTGGTCTCCTGGCGTTTGCGCTCGGTGATGTCGCGCATGAACACCGAGAGCCCACCCTCCGAGGGGTACGCCCGGGTCTCGAACCAGGTCTCGAGGTGGGTGTGGTAAATCTCGAAGGAGACGGGCACCTGTTCGTCCATCGCACGGTGGAAGCCGTCGGGGAACTGCGTCTCGACGGTGTGGGGGAACTCGTCCCACATGACCCGGCCGATCAACTCACCGCGCGAGCGCTCGAGTAAGTCCTCGGCCCGGTCGTTCAGGTAGGTAAACCGGAAGTCGGTGTCGAGGGCGAAGAAGGCGTCCGTGACGCGGTCGACGACGGGGACGGATCGGAGGCTCACCGCCCGCTCCCCTCCGTCCGCAGACCTGCACGTTCCGTCGTCGGCAGGGACTGATCACTTAGGCGAACCATCGACTGATAGTAACAGACCGATTCGACAGCGACGTATTTCAGTGTCGCGGCCGAGCGCGACTACTCGGGACCCTCGTGGTCGTCGACGAACGCCTCGATCCGGGCGAGTGCTTCGCGAAGCTCTGACAGGCCGGTCGCGTACGAGATCCGGAGGTGACCTGCTCCGCCCTCACCGAAGACGTCGCCCGGGACGACCGCGACACCCTGTTCGCGCAGGAGTTCCTCGGCGAACTCCTCGGCAGTAAAGCCCTCTGGTACCTCGGGGAAACAGTAGAAGGCACCCCTCGCCTCGAAGACGTCCATCCCGATCTCACGGAATCGGGAGAGCACGAACCGTCGCCTGCGGTCGTACTGGTCGACCATCTCCCGGACGTCGTTTGCACACGAGTCGAGCGCCTCGAGTGCGGCGTACTGGGCGGTCGTCGGCGCAGAGAGCATCGTGTACTGGTGGATCTTGTTCATCGCGCCGATGGCGTCAGCCGGGCCGAGCGCGTAGCCGAGACGGAGGCCGGTCATCGCGTGGGCCTTCGAGAAGCCGTTGAAGACGACGGTGCGCTCGCGCATTCCCGGAAGCGTCGCGATCGAGGTGTGCTCACCGTCGTAGGTCAGTTCGGCGTAGATTTCGTCGGCGAAGACCAGCAGGTCGTGCTCGCGGGCGAACTCGGCGACCGGCTCGAGGTCGGCTCTCGTCATGATCGCGCCCGTCGGGTTGTTCGGGTAACAGAAGACGAGCGCGTCGGCGTCGGCTGCGCCAGCGTCCTCGAGGGCGTCGACGGTGAGCCGGAAGTCGTCTTCTTCGTGGGTCGGCACCGGGAGGGGCTCCCCGCCGGCGAAGACGACGCCGGGTTCGTAGGAGACGTAGGAGGGCTGGGCAATCGCGACCGTGTCGCCAGGATCGACGAACGCTCGAAACGCGAGGTCGACGGCTTCGCTCGCACCGGCAGTGACGATGATCTCTTCGTCGGGATCGTACCCGAGGTCGAACCGGTCTGCGACGTAGTCGGCGATCGACTCCCGGAGGTCCGCGCGCCCGCGATTGGCCGTGTAGGAGGTTTTGCCCTGCTCTAGAGAGGCGATCGCAGCGTCTCGAGCCGCCCACGGCGTCGAGAAATCGGGTTCACCGACGCCGAGTGAGATGACCTCGTCGCGTTCTTCGGCGATCTCGAAGAACCGACGGATTCCCGAGGGCGGCACCGCCTGCACGCGATCTGCGAGTTCGAACGTCATTATCAGGGCGTGTACGAGAGGCGGTCGTCCTCGTCGCCGTCGCCGAGTTCGATCCCACCTTCCTTGTAGGAGGTCATCACGTAGTGGGTGACGGTCTGGGTGATCTCGGGCACCGGCGCGACCTTCTCACTGACGAACATCGACACTTCGCGGATCGAATCGCCCTCGACTTCCATATCGAAGTCGTAGTCGCCGCTGACCAGGCGGAGGGCTTTCACTTGCGGGAAGCGTGCGAGGCGCTCTGCGACGTCACCGTAGTTGGTCTCGCGGTCGAGTTCGACGTTCAACTCGACTTCGGCACGGACTTTCTCGTCCTCGAGTCTGTCCCAGTCGACGACCGCCCGATACCCCCGGACGACCCCGGTGCTCTCGAGTTCCTCGACGACTGCCTCGACCTCGCTCTCCTCGAGGTCGGTCATTCGCGCGATGTCTTCGGTAGAGTATCGCGCGTTCTCACGCAGTAACTCGAGCACCTCGCGTTCGCTCATACCAACGCGAAGCGCGACCGCGAGTAAAAACGTTGTTCTTCCGTCTCGTTCGCCGAGCGATGGGGCGAGCTGGTGCTTGCGGGACCCAGCCGATGGGTGGACCCAACTGGTAAGGAGCGACGGGTATGCGTGTCGGTCGCCGTGTCCATCGTATGGGTGGGAAGACTATCGTCTCCGATCACGACGAGTGGAACGGGAGCACACCGAGTGCGGCGGTGCTGACTGCAGTCGCCGAACTCGAGGGCGACGAGCCGGGTTCTCTCCCGGAGCGGCTGGGATACGCCCTCTACGACTACGTCGATCCCGAAGCACTGGATACGATCCTCGCACACCGCCCGGGAGTCACGGTGACGTTCGCCCTCGAGCAGTACGACGTGGAGGTGTCGAGTACGTGCCTCACGGTGTGTGAACGAGATTCCTGACCGGGCTACCGATAGTTCTTGAACAGGAGCGCGCGGACGTCGTCTTTCGTCTGGACGTCTTCGGTCGAGCCGTCCGGGAGCGTGACCGAGTACCGGTAGTCAGCAGACGACGACTCCTCCCACTTGTCCTCGTGAGTCTCGAGCAGGCTCATCATCTCGTCGAGCATATCGTCGTCGTCGGCTGTGCCGTCCCCGCCTGCATCAGGTTCGTCGGCGTCGTCGGGTTCGTCGGCCGTCTCGACCTGTTCGTTCGCTTCCTCGTCGGCTGACGTTTCGGATTCGGAGTCACCGGCGTCGTCCTCGTCAGTCGCCACCGAGTCCGACTCGTCCTCGAGTGAGCCGTCGGCTTCGTCGTACCTGAGTTCGTTCGGATCCGGCTTCCCGTCGATGGCCGCATCGACGGAGGTCGCGACGTCGTCGGTCGCCGAAAAGTCGACGTCCACGTCGATGTCTACCTCTTCGTCGAGGTTGTCGATCAGGAACTGGACGGCGTCGCGTTCCCGGACGAATCCGTACTTGCCGACGACGTCTGCCGAGATCTCCTCGCGGAGGCGCTGGACGAACTCGTACTGGTCGTCCGTGACCTCGAGTGTGTTCATACACCCCGAATGAGCCGGCAAGTATAAATAGCTGGGTCGTTCGTTCGCCTCCTCGCTTGTCAGACCCGGCTGTCGGGGCCGGAAGGGCTTCTCCGGGAAACTCAACACGGCGGTCCAGACCACAGGATGCTCGACAATCCGCAGGCCGCTCGAGACGGTCGAGAACAGACCGGGGTAGAGGGTGGATTCTTATGCCGATTGGCAGATAACGACCGATCATGGCACCGATGGAATCCGACACAGCACTCGAGGCCGGCGACCGGGCCCCGGAGTTCGAACTCGAGGGGACCGACGGTGAGACGTACGAACTCGCGGACTTCGCCGACTCCGAGGCGTTGCTGGTCGTCTTCACCTGCAACCACTGTCCGTACGCGAAGGCAAAGTTCGACCTGCTGAACGACCTCGCCGCGGAGTACGAGGAGGTCGCCGTCGTCGGGATCAACCCCAACGACGCCGAAGAGTACCCGGAAGACTCACTCGAAAAGATGCGCGAGTACGTCGACGACGGAACGATCCAGTACGACGCCTACCTCCGCGACGAGTCACAGGCGGTCGCCCGTGAGTACGGTGCCGTCTGTACGCCCGATCCGTTCCTGTTTGCACGAGAGGATGAGAGCTTCCGGCTGGTCTACCAGGGACGACTCGACGACGCGCTCAGCCCCGACGAAGACGCCTCTCGATACCACGTCCGGGAGGCGATCGACGCCGTCCTCGAGGGCCAGTCGGTCGACCTCGAGTGGGAGCCCTCGCGAGGCTGTTCGATCAAGTGGCGTGAAGAGTAATGGTGTCGTCCCACGGCGTCGGACTGACGCTCGCCGACGACCCACCGATCGTCGGGATGGTTCACCTGCCGCCACTTCCGGGTGCACCCGGCTTCGATGGCGACCGGGAAGCAATCCGAGAGCGCGCGCTCGAGGATGCGCGCAGACTCGAGGCCGGTGGCGTCGACGCAGTCCTCGTCGAGAACTTCGGAGACGCGCCGTTTTACCCCGAAGACGTCCCGAAGCACACGGTCGCGGAGCTGACCGCCGTCGCGAGCGCCGTCAGCGACGCCGTCGACGTCCCGGTGGGCGTCAACGTCCTCCGGAACGACGTCGCGGCTGCCCTCTCGGTCGCCGCCGCCGTCGATGCCGGGTTCGTCCGGGCGAACGTCCACGTCGGGACCGCCGCGACCGATCAGGGGGTCGTCGACGGACGCGCTCACGAAACGATCCGTCTTCGCGAGCGCCTCGAGGCCGACCTCGCCGTCCTCGCCGACGTCCACGTCAAACACGCCACGCCGGTCGGCGACCAGCCGGTCGAACGCGCCGCCCTCGAGTCGGTCGAGCGGGGACTGTCCGACGGCGTGATCGTCTCCGGAACGGGAACCGGCGAGGCGACCGCGCTCGAGACCGTCGAGCGCGTCTCGGAGGCGTTCGACACGAACGGGATCGACGCACCGGTGTTCGTCGGCAGCGGTGTGACAGCCGAAACCGTCGGCGACGTCTTCGAGGCGGGTGCCGACGGCGTGATCGTCGGCACGGCGCTCAAAGAGGGAGGCGAAACGACGAATCCGGTCTCGATCGAACGGGTCGAGGGAGTCGTCGCCGCTCGAGACCCAGGCGCAGGCGACTACTAACTCTGCATCGGAGAAAAAGCGGACGAACCCGGTCAGCTACTCCCAGTTGTGTAGCGCCTCGCGGAAGACCTCGAGTGCGTCGTCTTTCGCGACCGGACGCGGGTTACACCGGAGGAGTCGTTGCTGGGTCTCGACCGTCTGGGTGGCGAGCCAGTCGATCTCGTCTTCGGAGACACCCGCGAGTTCGGCGAGACCGCTCGGAATCACGTTCAGATCCTGCTGGAGGCGGACGTACTCGCGGCGGGCCTCGTCGGCGGCGTCGCGGGTGCTCATGCCGTCGGTGTCCGCCCCGAGCAACGCGGCGATTTCGGCGAACCGTTCGGGGTCGCTCGCGACGTTGTATCCGAGGGTAGTCGCCGGGGTGAGGACCGCGATCGTCTCGCCGTGGGACGTGTGATACTTGTTTCCGACCGGGTAGGCCATCGCGTGACAGAGGCTGACACCGGCGGTGAGCCCACAGATCGCCCCGAAGAGCGAGGCCTTCAGCATCGCACCCCGGGCCTCGACGTCTTCGCCGTTGTGAACCGCGGTCCGCAGATTGTTCGCGACGAGTTCGATCGCCCGCTGGCCGTACATCTCGGTGACGGCGGTCTGGCCGGCGTAGACCGGTCGCTGTGCCGGGTCCTCCGCCCGGAGGAAGCTGTCGTAGGCGTGGGTGGTGTACCCCTCGAGGGCGTGTGCGAGGGCGTCCATCCCGGTCGAGGCCGTCACCGCCGCCGGCATGGTCGTCGTGAGCGTCGGGTCGAGCACGGCGGCGTCGGCCCGGACGTGATTGCTCGAGATGCCCTCCTTGATGTCTTTCTCCTCGACGGCGTAGATGGCGACCGGCGATATTTCCGAGCCGGTGCCGGCCGTCGTCGGGACGAGGATCAGCGGATCACCCGACTCGGTGAGCGCCTTCCCCCCACCGGTCGGTTCGGCGACGTAGTCGAGCACCTCACCACCGTTGGCCATCACCGCGCGCGTTCCCTTGGCGACGTCGAGCGAACTGCCGCCACCCATCCCGAGGTAGAAGTCGTACCCGTCCTCGCCTTCGTTCTCGCGAACGAACTCGAGACAGCTATCGACGGTTTCGATCGACGGTTCGGGCTCCGCCCCGTCCCAGACGGTAATGTCGTATCCTGCGTCCTCGAGGTGGTCGCTGACCCGGTCGACGTGGCCGACCTGGACCATCGGCTCGTCGGTGACGATCAGACCCGACGCCTCCGCCTCGACGCCGAGTTCGCCGAGCTGGTAGTCCAGTTCCTCGACGGCGTTTCGACCGAACCGGATCGCGGGAAGCTGGATCTCCCAGACCGTCTCCGGACCGAGCCCGTGATCGTCCGCCGAGACTGTGCGGTCGTAACCCCCGGTCATTCGCCCCACCCGTCACGGATGCGCTCGAACTGGTCGGCGTCGTGACCGTAGACGACCTCGGCGTCGTGGCGGCGTTCGATCTCCTTGATGCGCTGGAGGCTCTCGAACCACTCCGTCTTCCCCCAGAGCAGCCCCGCACCGAGTGGCGCTTCGTCTTCGTAGTTCGGCGACTGGTACACCTGATCACCCGTGAACACGACCGACTCCTCCTCGAGGTGGACGACCATTCCCATCAGCCCCGGCGTGTGTCCCGGGAGCCTGACGAACTCGATACCGTCGAAGTGCTGCTCGCGATCCTGATGGACGATCTCCCAGTTGAGATCGTGATCGAAGTCGTCGAGGATGTACGCACCACTTCCCTTGTCCGTCTTCGCGCTGTAGTAGGCGAACTTCACCTCCTTCTCGTGGACGTACACCGGGACGTCGGTTCCATCGAAGAACTCGAGGCCGCCGGCGTGGTCGAGGTGCAGGTGGGTCTGGACGACGGCGTCGATGTCGTCGAGACTGTAGCCCGCGTCCTCGAGGTCGTCGTCGAGGCGGTGCTCGTGGGCGTCGTGAGGGTAAAACGCCTGGGCGAGTTCCTCCGGCCAGTGGCCGTCGAGGGCGTCGTGGTGTGAACCCGTGTCCCAGAGGATCGTCCCCTCGGGATGATCGATCACCAGGTTCCAGACCGGAATTTCGTCGTAGGTGAGGTCCGGATTTGGCTCGTCGTGAGTCCCGAGGGTCTCCCCCTCGATCATGTAGTTCTGGTCGCACTCGAGTCCACCGCGGTAAATGACGTCTATCGTTGCATCGACCATGGGTACCATCCACCACTAGTGAGGGGCCGAATCGAGTAATAGCTACGCCATAGAAACATGTCACTGGTTGGTAATTCATCCAACAATAATCGAGATACCGCCCGCTGAACTGACGATCAGCGGACCGATGAGCACACCCATGAGATGGACCCGTCTGGCGTGCATCCTGACCGGAACCATCCCCACACCTGCGGCGACGACGAAGACGACGATTCCCAGCGGCCCAGTAAAGAGGTACGAGAGCACGAGTAAGAGACCGATGACGATCGCCGAAATCTTCCAGTACGTCACCCGACCGATCACCTCGAGGTAGACGTCGCCGACGACGATCACGAGGACGAACCCGACCGCGCCAGCGAGGAGGACACAGGCGAGCAAGACCGGCAACTCGAGTGGGATGCCAGCGCTCTCGAACGCGACCATCACGCCAGTACGTGGCTGGCCGATCGCGACGAGCGCGAACAGCGCGAAAATCGTATTGGCGGTATCGACGCCACTCGTCGCGACGATGTAGCCCCGGTCACCCGAGCCGCCGGGAACGAACACGAGCACCGCGACGGCCGCGATCGCCGCCGAGATTCCCGGGATGTAGCCGACCACTGCACCAGCGAGCGACCCCGCCAGCGCCGTTCCGACGAGCAGTGGTCGAGAGAGCCGAATGTCGGTCCCCTGCTGGGGCGGAATGCCGCTCCCGAAGACGGCGTCGATCAACACCGGTGCCGCAAAGAGTCCGGCGAACAGCGGCGCGAGCATTCCACCGGCCTCGAGCGGCGCTTCCGGTGACAGGTCGAGCGTGGCAAGTCCAAGGGCCGCGGCGAGACAGAACGAACAGACTGCGCCGATTCGAGACTGGACGGAGCGTTCCGACGCGATCAGCGCGACGACGACCGTCGCGAGGACCAGCCAGAGATGCGCCCGCATCGTCGGATAGGCCGCGAGCACCGCCCACGTTACGGGGGCGGCGAGCGGCACGGCCACGAGGACCGCGAGCACACTTCCAAGTGCCGAGAGCCGGATCGCCTCGTAGCCTCGCCCCTCGAGAACCATCCGGTGGCCCGGCAACGCCGTCACCGCCATCTCGGCGTCGGGAACGCCCAGCGCCATCGCCGGTACCGCGTTCACGAACGTGTGGACGACCCCCGCCGCGAGCATCGCACACCCGACGAACAGGGGCGGGCCGGGGATCGAGACTGCGACACCCGCGAGCAACAGCGCGAAGTTGTTCGCGTGGAGCCCCGGCACGAGGCCACTTACGCTCCCGAGTGCCGCGCCAGCAAGCGTCCACGAGAGCAAAGAGATCGCGAGCCACGGGTCGAGCGATAACTCGAGTGACGGCAAGACCATCGGCCGTCCCTGCCGCCCGATCCAATTTAAACGCGCGGCCACAGGCTGACTCGAGTCTGGACCACTCACTCACCGTGCCGGTACGTTCATCACGTTACGTGACTAGTCACGGCTATGACCAGTTCCGAGCACGGGCAGCCGAACCAGTCGGGAACCGGTGACCAGATTCTCCGGGGAATCCTCGTCGTCGGGATTCTCCTCGTGACTCCGTTAGTCGTCTGGCAATTTCTCGTGCCGATTACCCTCGCCCACCCGCTCGGTATCGTCGTCTCGAGCCTTCTGGTCGCCCTGATCGGTCTCGGTCTGTACACGATCGCAGAAGGCGAACTGCCGTCACTCGTTCGTCCGTAGCGGGGCTTGCGTCCCGTCGATAGTTCTCGAACTCGAGAGCCGTGGTTGCCTCGCGTCAGCCCATCGGGACATAGCAGCCGCTCTTCGATACCGCCCAGAAAAATCGTGGTTGCAAACTCGTCGTCGCCGACTTAGCCGAAGAGCTCGCCGAGGCCCTCGCCACCGGCGTCGTCGTCTTCGTCCTCGTCGTCGTCTTCCTCGTCGTCCGTGGTGTCCGGAACGTCGGACTCGCCTTCGTCGTCGCCAGCCTCAGCAGCGGCAGCACCGCCAGCGGCAGCGCCCGCGGCGGGAACGGCAGCGGCCTCGGAGACGGCCTCGTCGATGTCGACGTCCTCGAGTGCGGCGACGAGCGCCTTCACGCGGGACTCTTCGACGTCGACGCCGGCAGCGTCGAGCACGTCCGTCAGGTTGTCTTCGTTGATCTCTTCGCCCGTTTCGTTCAGGATGAGTGCAGCGTATACGTATTCCATTGTTGTATCCTCCAGTTGTGATTAGCCGAACATCGCACCGAGGCCCTCGCCACCGGCGTCGTCGTCTTCGTCGTCATCGTCGTCGACGTCGGTGTCGGCGTCTGCCTCGGCGTCGTCTTGGTCGTCAGCCGATTCGTCCTCGCCCTCGTCGGCCGCCGCTGGCGCAGCGGGTGCTTCGACGCCCTGCAGTTCCTCGGGCAGGGCCTCCTCGTCGTCGATCTGGGCCGCGAGCGCACGCAGCTGTGCGTCGGCCTTGCTGACGAGGTCGGGCATAAGGTCTTCGTCCTCGATGGCGGCGTGCAGGCCGAGGCTCTTGGCCTCGCCCGTCGCCTTGGCGATGAGCGTTGGTGCCGTCGCCTCGGTCGGGAACACCGCGTTGACCGAGAGGTTCTGTGCGTAGGCGGCAGCCGTCTGCACGTCGCTCTCGTAGGCCTCGACGTCGATGTCGAGATCCTCGGGGCCGAACTCGACGCCGTCGGCGACGACGGCACGCAGGTCGAGCCCGACTTCCTTGGGCTCGATTCCGAGTTCGTTGAGTACGTTCGCCAGGTCCGCAGAGACTTCCTCGCCGGCCGAAAGGACCGTCGAGTCCTCCATGACCTGAATCGAACCGTCTTCGATCCGGGCGTTCGCACCGATGCCCTGAAGTTCGCCGACGAAGGGACCCGGGTCGACACCGGTGTCACCCTCGGGGATGACGATGTCGTTGGGGGCGACTTCGCCCTCGTTGATCGGCGCGGGCGTCTTCGACGCCTCGAGTTCCTTGTACAGCGAGAACGGGTTCTCGTTCGTGCCGATGATGCCGACCTGGCCCTCGATCTCTTCGACGAGGTCGCCGAGGCCGACTTCCTCGAGTGCGCGAACCTGCAGGGTGTTGCGGCTGACGCGCAACTCGGCGGTGCCGTAGAGCTCGCGTCGCATGTCCTGCAGCTGCTTGCTCGGGATGCCGGCGATGCCGACGATGCCGACGCTCTCGTAGCTCTCGATGAGGTCGGCGAGTTCGTCGACTTCCTCTTTCTTCCACTGGGGAAGGTTCTCGGTCTTGCGTTCAGCTTCTGCGCTCACGTTAGACCACCTCTACGGACGGGCCCATCGTCGTCTTGACGAAGACGCCGTCGATGTTCTGTGGCCCCTTCTCGAGGTCGGCGTGCAGGCGACGCAGGATGACGTCGATGTTGTCGGCGATCTCTTCAGCCGACATGTCTTCGGCACCGACGCGCGTGTGGAAGGTGCGTCGGTCACCGGAGCGAATCTGCACGGTGTTTTTCAGTCGGTTGACGGTCTCGACGACGTCGTCGTCGGGTGCAAGCGGATCCGGCATCTTCCCTCGTGGACCGAGGATGGTACCGAGATGCCGGGCGATGTCTTGCATCATCGCCTCCTCGGCGATGAAGAAGTCGGTCTCGTCGGCGAGGTCTTTGGCCTCGTCGTCTTCCAGGTCGGCGACGTCGTCTTCCGAGAGGACCTGATCTGCAGCCTCTTCGGCGCGGACGGCGGTCTCACCCTCCGCGATGACGACGATCTGGGTCTCCTGTCCGGTGCCGGACGGGAGAACCACCGACTCGTCAACACGATTCGACGGTTCGTTCAAATCAAGGTCGCGCAAGTTTATCGCGAGGTCGACCGTCTCGGTGAAGTTCCGATCGGGTGCGTCCTCGAGTGCGCGAGCCACTGCGGTTTCGATATCCGAATCTGCCATCGTTCACCTCCGTAGTACGCAGGAGTGCTCCTACGGGTCAGTGAAACAGGCTAGGCCTGTCTCTGTTGAACGAAGTGTCATGGCGAACTTAAACCCGTCGAACTGGTTTCCTGACGGGCCTCGTGGGAGGTTTGCACACGTCCAGTGGTTCCACCCATATCCGGGCACTCGAGAGACCCGGTGGGGACAAAACCGACGGTAATTCTACACGATAGACCGAAAATACTATCGTCGACGGTCGTGAAGCAATGAACAATGGGGCCAACACGCTTTTATCCGATCAGTGAATCGACCGGCGGGGGTGGATCGATCGTCGCGAGTACCGGCTGGATCGACCTCTACACGGCGCTCGCGCCGCTCGAGCGAGCGGGCATCCAGTTCGCGCTGGTGCTCGTCCTCGCCGCAGTGGTCGTCGGAATGATTCCGGGGTTCGGGACGAAGGCCGTCACGAAGAGCCACAGGAGTCCGGTCATCTCGGTCTGTATCGGGACGCCAGCCCTGCTGGTCGTCCTCGGTCTCGCGAGCACGGGCTATCTCATCCTCGACTCCGCGCTCGGGGCGTTCTTCGGCGTCCTGTTCTTCCTGCTCGGGGTCCTCGTCGTTCCGGTCGGGACGATGGTCGGGCTGGTCGCAATCGGTCGGTCGATCGCGGCCCGCCTCGGCCGAGACGGCATCGGGAGCGCCGTCGTCGTCGCCGCTCTCTGCGGGGGACTCGCCGGGGTCTCGCTCCCGGCGACGCTCGCCGTCTTCTCCCTCGCGGCGGTCGTCGGCACCGGTGCGAGCATCCGGATCCTCTTCGGAGCCGGCGGCGTCACGAGTCCAGACGAACGAACCGTTCCACCGGCGAACAAGGTCTGACCGACGACGGCCGTCGGGCCCACGGAGACGACCGAGTTCGCCGGCAGCGGTCCCGACACTATCATGACCGTCCGGCCGAATGTGACACGGGATGACGACCGACACAGTCGGCCGCTTCGAACGTGCACTCGAGGACCTGCAGGTCTCGGTTGCGCACGTGCAGGCGACCGACGCCACCGACGCGATCGAATCGGCACTCGAGGGTCCAGCCGTCGGGGTTGAACTACCGTTCGAGGGCGTCTCGCTCCCTGACCGCGTCGAGACGGCACCGACGGCCGGCGACCTCGTCGACGCGACCACCGGCGTGACACCCGCACGGTTCGCTATCGCCGAGTACGGAACCGTGGCGATCGAGTCGGCACCCGAGGGGGACGAACCCGTCGCGCTCTACCCCCAGCGACACGTCGCAGTCGTCGCCGAAAGCGACGTCGTCCCCGACCTCGGTGCC is a genomic window of Natrarchaeobaculum aegyptiacum containing:
- a CDS encoding tripartite tricarboxylate transporter permease, which translates into the protein MVLPSLELSLDPWLAISLLSWTLAGAALGSVSGLVPGLHANNFALLLAGVAVSIPGPPLFVGCAMLAAGVVHTFVNAVPAMALGVPDAEMAVTALPGHRMVLEGRGYEAIRLSALGSVLAVLVAVPLAAPVTWAVLAAYPTMRAHLWLVLATVVVALIASERSVQSRIGAVCSFCLAAALGLATLDLSPEAPLEAGGMLAPLFAGLFAAPVLIDAVFGSGIPPQQGTDIRLSRPLLVGTALAGSLAGAVVGYIPGISAAIAAVAVLVFVPGGSGDRGYIVATSGVDTANTIFALFALVAIGQPRTGVMVAFESAGIPLELPVLLACVLLAGAVGFVLVIVVGDVYLEVIGRVTYWKISAIVIGLLLVLSYLFTGPLGIVVFVVAAGVGMVPVRMHARRVHLMGVLIGPLIVSSAGGISIIVG
- a CDS encoding 50S ribosomal protein L1, with translation MADSDIETAVARALEDAPDRNFTETVDLAINLRDLDLNEPSNRVDESVVLPSGTGQETQIVVIAEGETAVRAEEAADQVLSEDDVADLEDDEAKDLADETDFFIAEEAMMQDIARHLGTILGPRGKMPDPLAPDDDVVETVNRLKNTVQIRSGDRRTFHTRVGAEDMSAEEIADNIDVILRRLHADLEKGPQNIDGVFVKTTMGPSVEVV
- a CDS encoding LUD domain-containing protein, whose amino-acid sequence is MTTDTVGRFERALEDLQVSVAHVQATDATDAIESALEGPAVGVELPFEGVSLPDRVETAPTAGDLVDATTGVTPARFAIAEYGTVAIESAPEGDEPVALYPQRHVAVVAESDVVPDLGAGFDRLEAAFTAGDDSIVFATGRSSTADMGGLVEGVHGPGEVHVIVLEDR
- the rpl12p gene encoding 50S ribosomal protein P1, whose protein sequence is MEYVYAALILNETGEEINEDNLTDVLDAAGVDVEESRVKALVAALEDVDIDEAVSEAAAVPAAGAAAGGAAAAEAGDDEGESDVPDTTDDEEDDDEDEDDDAGGEGLGELFG
- a CDS encoding 50S ribosomal protein L10 translates to MSAEAERKTENLPQWKKEEVDELADLIESYESVGIVGIAGIPSKQLQDMRRELYGTAELRVSRNTLQVRALEEVGLGDLVEEIEGQVGIIGTNENPFSLYKELEASKTPAPINEGEVAPNDIVIPEGDTGVDPGPFVGELQGIGANARIEDGSIQVMEDSTVLSAGEEVSADLANVLNELGIEPKEVGLDLRAVVADGVEFGPEDLDIDVEAYESDVQTAAAYAQNLSVNAVFPTEATAPTLIAKATGEAKSLGLHAAIEDEDLMPDLVSKADAQLRALAAQIDDEEALPEELQGVEAPAAPAAADEGEDESADDQDDAEADADTDVDDDDDEDDDAGGEGLGAMFG